Proteins encoded within one genomic window of SAR202 cluster bacterium:
- a CDS encoding MarR family transcriptional regulator, with protein MSTIKSSRWRFLTNHARVLVFIDKHEKVTVRVISDSLGIAEPSIRRIISQLMDAGYVSKRLVGRVNHYRVTATLPMKAPEFDTVPVRRLIDLLRAASEGEALLNT; from the coding sequence ATAAGCACTATTAAGTCATCAAGATGGAGGTTTTTAACTAATCACGCTAGGGTCTTGGTATTTATCGATAAACACGAAAAGGTAACTGTGCGTGTGATTTCAGATTCCTTAGGTATCGCCGAGCCTTCAATAAGAAGGATTATTTCGCAGCTCATGGACGCTGGATACGTCAGCAAACGCCTGGTTGGCCGTGTCAACCACTACCGCGTAACCGCTACCCTCCCCATGAAAGCCCCCGAATTTGACACTGTGCCTGTGCGCAGGTTGATAGATTTATTGAGGGCAGCCTCTGAAGGCGAAGCCCTTCTCAACACCTGA
- a CDS encoding ABC transporter substrate-binding protein yields MRQGVPFYKDGKPIPGYTFTSKDLRLTWELLNDEGGPYGSKDTRSPGEWTARMGGADNWEFPNDQTAIIKAPDIILDLGFFMSDEWESGVMSLQHWAAVGGEAGYKADPVGNGPWTYVKHSVNQEFLHKRVENHYRRTPEFHERHILLVQEAATRMAALLAKEVDIIPLIRNQRQTITAQGFKTELSTFPSVHQGIGMIYYRPEAYCPQGGEKTKAGQPCGPSKGYDPNDPLRKPEVRLALNHALDRNSMNTAFYQGNGFPSVDYFPPWRSDFLDSWAPHPGPNGKTGKAGGYPYNYDVAKAKQLLAQGGFPNGFNTILNCLRSHNVIPEWPDICEKIKQDFAAIGVNAELEMVNAFGEFRNLAYQRNRGNWMWSASPSLDPVCHAVEFSLIWELGNGYREHEDASAFYNKCLVTTTFAARDKISQDFGTIWVQKAFSIPMFWVTAEVAFNPAVVAEYKVNMLHMGPVRYHEYTKAVTK; encoded by the coding sequence CTGAGGCAGGGCGTTCCTTTCTACAAGGACGGCAAGCCCATCCCGGGCTATACCTTCACCAGCAAGGACCTCAGGCTAACATGGGAATTGCTTAACGATGAAGGCGGACCTTATGGCTCCAAGGACACCAGAAGCCCCGGCGAGTGGACCGCTCGTATGGGCGGCGCCGACAACTGGGAGTTCCCCAACGACCAGACCGCCATCATCAAGGCTCCCGACATTATCCTGGACCTGGGCTTCTTCATGTCTGACGAGTGGGAGTCCGGCGTCATGAGCCTCCAGCACTGGGCCGCGGTCGGTGGCGAGGCTGGATACAAGGCCGATCCCGTCGGCAACGGCCCCTGGACCTACGTTAAGCACTCCGTCAACCAGGAATTTCTGCACAAGCGTGTGGAGAACCACTACCGCAGGACTCCTGAGTTCCATGAGCGCCACATACTCCTGGTACAGGAAGCCGCCACCCGAATGGCCGCTCTTCTAGCCAAGGAAGTGGATATCATTCCCTTAATCCGCAACCAGCGCCAGACCATCACAGCCCAGGGCTTCAAGACTGAACTTTCCACCTTCCCGTCGGTGCACCAGGGCATCGGCATGATCTACTACCGCCCTGAGGCCTACTGCCCGCAGGGAGGGGAGAAGACCAAGGCCGGCCAGCCCTGCGGCCCGAGCAAGGGCTACGACCCCAACGATCCCCTGCGGAAGCCTGAAGTCCGCCTGGCCCTGAACCATGCTCTGGACCGCAACTCCATGAACACCGCTTTCTACCAGGGCAACGGGTTCCCCTCGGTGGACTACTTCCCGCCATGGCGGTCCGACTTCCTAGATTCGTGGGCGCCGCATCCTGGCCCCAATGGAAAGACCGGCAAGGCTGGCGGCTATCCGTATAACTACGACGTCGCCAAGGCCAAGCAGCTCCTGGCCCAGGGGGGATTCCCCAACGGCTTCAATACCATCCTCAACTGCCTGCGCTCTCACAACGTCATACCCGAGTGGCCTGACATCTGCGAGAAGATTAAGCAGGACTTTGCGGCCATTGGCGTCAATGCTGAGCTTGAGATGGTCAACGCCTTTGGCGAGTTCCGCAACCTGGCGTACCAACGCAACCGCGGCAACTGGATGTGGTCCGCGTCTCCTTCTCTTGACCCGGTCTGCCATGCCGTCGAGTTCTCGCTCATCTGGGAGCTGGGCAACGGCTATCGGGAGCACGAGGACGCCTCCGCGTTCTACAATAAGTGCTTGGTGACCACTACGTTTGCCGCGCGTGACAAGATATCCCAGGATTTCGGCACCATTTGGGTACAGAAGGCTTTCAGCATACCGATGTTCTGGGTCACCGCTGAAGTCGCTTTCAACCCCGCTGTAGTGGCAGAGTACAAAGTTAACATGCTACACATGGGCCCGGTTCGCTACCACGAGTACACTAAAGCCGTGACAAAGTAG
- a CDS encoding MFS transporter — protein sequence MFARRGPKTPATQARPSKLYYGWIIVVFAGMVQFLSAPGQNHSISVFFDPMIEGLGLSRTMMSSMYAAGSMTAALTVVGLGKLLDRYGARVMMGICTALFVASVVVMGLVENPWQLFLAFAFLRNMGQGAMLLIPTTLLALWFIRLRGRVMSLAALGLVANQAVVPPFNKWLIDSFGWREAWFIWAGIVFLTLLPTSIILVRRSPESMGLLPDGAKAPPIVIGAEKPVPVVREDTWTLSEALRTRTLWLLVAAGVAQPMIFSALVLHNTSILGTRGLDPDIAPLVLTMIAPLVLFGNFLGGYLIDKVENRYVLAITPAVMALALVWNFALGSTWQALVYGGLIGLSIGMGSIASNVIWPNYFGRANLGAIRGVGTTTIVVFSAIGPLPFGALYDLTESYNMSLVVFMALPVMSIAAAFLARPPLKGGR from the coding sequence ATGTTTGCTCGCCGCGGCCCCAAGACGCCCGCCACCCAAGCGCGGCCCTCAAAGCTGTATTACGGCTGGATCATTGTAGTATTCGCGGGGATGGTCCAGTTTCTTTCGGCTCCCGGGCAGAACCATTCGATTTCAGTGTTCTTCGATCCGATGATAGAGGGGTTGGGGCTGTCTCGGACAATGATGTCCAGCATGTACGCGGCGGGGTCTATGACGGCGGCGCTGACGGTGGTGGGGCTGGGGAAGCTGCTGGACCGGTACGGCGCGCGGGTGATGATGGGAATATGCACGGCGCTGTTTGTGGCGTCAGTGGTGGTGATGGGGCTGGTGGAGAACCCGTGGCAGCTTTTCCTGGCCTTCGCGTTCTTGAGGAACATGGGGCAGGGGGCCATGCTGCTGATACCGACGACGCTGCTGGCCCTGTGGTTTATCCGGCTGCGGGGAAGGGTAATGTCGCTGGCGGCGCTGGGGCTGGTGGCAAACCAGGCGGTGGTGCCGCCTTTCAACAAGTGGCTTATCGACTCGTTCGGGTGGCGGGAGGCGTGGTTTATCTGGGCGGGGATAGTATTCCTGACGCTGCTGCCGACATCGATTATCCTGGTGCGCCGGTCGCCGGAGTCCATGGGGCTGCTGCCGGACGGGGCGAAGGCGCCGCCGATAGTGATTGGGGCTGAGAAACCTGTACCAGTGGTGAGAGAGGACACGTGGACGCTGTCCGAGGCGCTGCGGACTCGTACGCTGTGGCTGCTAGTGGCGGCGGGGGTGGCGCAGCCGATGATATTTTCGGCGCTGGTACTGCACAACACGTCGATACTGGGTACGCGGGGGCTGGACCCGGACATCGCGCCGCTAGTGCTGACGATGATCGCGCCGCTAGTGCTGTTCGGCAACTTTCTGGGGGGCTACTTAATCGACAAGGTAGAAAATCGTTATGTGCTGGCGATAACGCCGGCGGTGATGGCGCTGGCGCTGGTGTGGAACTTTGCGCTGGGGTCGACGTGGCAGGCGCTGGTATACGGCGGACTGATTGGACTCAGCATAGGCATGGGGTCCATAGCGAGTAACGTGATATGGCCGAACTATTTCGGCAGGGCGAACCTGGGGGCCATTAGAGGGGTAGGGACGACGACGATTGTGGTGTTTTCCGCCATTGGGCCGCTGCCCTTTGGAGCGCTTTACGATTTGACGGAGTCGTACAACATGTCGCTGGTGGTGTTTATGGCGCTGCCGGTGATGTCCATAGCGGCGGCGTTTTTGGCGAGGCCGCCGTTGAAGGGCGGCCGATAA
- a CDS encoding SDR family oxidoreductase produces the protein MTERKGRLEGKVAIVTGAGSSGPGVGNGKATAILFAREGAKVLLVDALQERAEETLGLIRKEEGEVRHVGLPRIMGDGGAASVFQADVTKASDCAGMVEAAVSRYGRLDILDNNVGISQRGTVLEVSEEKWDQVMAVNVKTIVLASRYAIPAMKRTGGGSIINISSIAGLRAGGTTPYSASKAAVIGLTFSMAADHGRDGIRVNCIAPGLLYTPMVAPRMDADLRERRKMAAPLGTEGTAWDVAWAAVFLASDESRWITGVVLPVDAGLSVTTPISQTPLAQQRH, from the coding sequence ATGACGGAACGCAAGGGCAGGCTGGAAGGAAAGGTTGCAATTGTGACGGGGGCGGGGTCCAGCGGGCCGGGGGTGGGCAACGGCAAGGCGACGGCGATACTATTCGCGAGGGAGGGGGCCAAGGTGCTGCTGGTAGACGCACTTCAGGAGAGGGCGGAGGAGACGCTGGGGCTGATTCGGAAGGAGGAAGGCGAGGTCCGACACGTCGGACTGCCCCGAATTATGGGCGATGGTGGGGCAGCGTCGGTGTTTCAGGCGGACGTGACGAAGGCCAGCGACTGCGCGGGGATGGTGGAGGCGGCGGTGAGTCGATACGGTCGATTGGACATTTTGGACAACAACGTTGGCATATCGCAGAGGGGGACGGTGCTGGAAGTGAGCGAGGAGAAGTGGGACCAGGTGATGGCGGTGAACGTGAAGACTATTGTGCTGGCGAGCCGATACGCAATACCGGCGATGAAGAGGACAGGCGGCGGGTCGATTATCAACATATCGTCGATAGCAGGGCTAAGGGCGGGCGGGACGACGCCCTACAGCGCGTCCAAGGCGGCAGTGATAGGGCTGACGTTTTCCATGGCGGCGGACCACGGTCGGGACGGGATTCGGGTCAACTGCATCGCGCCCGGGCTGCTGTACACTCCGATGGTGGCGCCTCGGATGGATGCGGACTTGAGGGAGCGCCGCAAGATGGCGGCGCCGCTGGGGACGGAGGGGACGGCGTGGGACGTGGCATGGGCGGCGGTGTTTTTGGCCAGCGACGAGTCGAGGTGGATAACGGGGGTGGTGCTGCCGGTGGACGCGGGGCTGAGCGTGACGACGCCGATTTCGCAGACGCCGCTGGCGCAGCAGAGGCATTAG